From the genome of Clavelina lepadiformis chromosome 2, kaClaLepa1.1, whole genome shotgun sequence:
cgttgcattttatcttaaggAACAGCCTACATTAAATGTTTTACTAAGTCTATCTGcactaaaaccacaagaatgagCAAAAGCTGAGACACAATGCGATTTGCTAAGTGAAGAAGAGCTGCATAAATCTATTCTTTTCcatatattcaacacaaaaaatgccccATTTATTCGTATTTACATCAGATTCTCCTAACATATTGCAAATTGTGAGACTAAGCTGccaataccacattaaaacttgaagtgaacaataaatagcagtaatttggtaataacaaaccaagtatgcctaagcctacacaagaaagacgacaatttttaaaaacatacaaaatgaacaagcaatcaatttttttcattttcatcatcagagtattcaaagcaaaacacttTACGAAGAAATATATCTATCTCAGGAATCAGGATGTGCATTAATGAAGTTCCTAGATGCACACTAGTTATTTACTCAATTTAGCTTGAAGTCATCTGCAGGAAAGTCCTCTTGTACGACTTTCGCCTGTAGTCTTGTTGTGGACAGCTTCGAATTAGGcaccagcagtaatctgccatcatgtgagtATCCCATCTACCTTGATATCTCTTTTCcattaatttgatattttggtgaaacctttcaccttgttcctcacTCCTATTTCCGAGGTTTTCAGGGAAGCGATCCTAGTGACTGAATAGATAGTGAACTTTTATGCTCATCCTTCATCCAAGAGCTTGAACGTTCATTAGCATCACTTCTACGAGATAGAACAtagttgcttgcttttgtgtttCCAAGATATCCCTTTACAACTGCAACGAAAGAGTGCCAGGCTGCCTTCCCAACTTCAGTCATATGTGACGGAAAAACTTgatctttaattaattttcgtatttgtggcccatcaaaaattcctgctttcagcttttcaatactaagacAAGGAAATACTTTGCACAGGTAACCAAAACAAGCACCATCTTTATCTAAGGGcttgacaaattgttttatcaaaccCAATCTGATGGGCAATGGGGGTAAAATGATGCGATCACGACTGACCGAAggttcatttacaatgtttttatctcCGTGCCCAAGCTGTTCACGTACGGGCCATTCCTTTTTAATCCAGTGTTGATTAGTGGCCCGACTATCCCAGTAACAAATGAAGCAGGGATACTTGGTGTAGCCGCCTTGTTATCCTTGGAGAAAGTTgaccattttcaaatcaacgcatatctcccagttatgctcaatataagaaagtttcttcaggACCATCTTTACACTTTGGTAATGTTTAGTTTAGTGTTTAAAACGACTGAGTGGCCAATTGAAACACAGGCAAACTTATTTTCGTTGTAAAGTagcacacatttcaaactttttttggagCTGTCAATGAATAACCTCCATTCTTCTGGTTTATATTCAAGTAGACCCATAGATGAAGGAAGTCCTTCGAAGCTTGATTGgagatgatataaactaatCTAAGGCCTTATTTACCTCCCAAGCGAGAAATTTGTGCCAGACAACTCAACATTTgggcaaaactaaatagctgcttcacatggcttcagtttttattAACCTACTACGACCGCAAACTACTTCTAAATCTAAACCGAGAttgtttaaaagtatttaCTTCTGCACTGTGTATGCTGTTTATTATGCACGTGCTTTGGGAAATGAATCGAGTTTGCTGACCTTGatttttaagcaaataatCCGCAATGCAATTTTCTGACAAAACGCCAACTAGTCGCTGTTATTTAAAACCTATTATCAACGATCgtaacttttttaattatcgAGATTATGTTGACTTATTCAGTTTCATTATGTATTTGAGAGGATATTGAGAACTGTGTGTACgcgttgttttattttaaatggcAGCggcaaaatttattgtaggCCATCGTTTTACCTCTCAGTCCCAGGCCCATCATGGTCTGAATCCGGCTTTAGTATTATCGACGTAAATGTCTAAACAATAGTGTTTTCTACTGTCCTGGCTACACTGTTTTATATGTGTATGAATCATAAGGTCCAACACTTGGTctttagtagaaaaatcaaaaaataaactaaaccACAGGAATATTCGCAAAACTAACTAGATTAAAACTATCGTCAGAATTCATATCGCCACTTAAAGGTGCCTTGCCAgcgttattttttttatacactatacagtacCATATTAATTGTGAGACGTGATAAGCAAAAACGCACAAACACATTGCAGAAAAATGTGTTTAGAAATATCTTGTTTCACAAACGAAGCAGCTAACTCAGACATAACATGCAGAAATGTAGTCTTTCCAGATAATTTATTACACACATGACTATATTGTAAATGCAATATGTACAGATGTTAAGCATtcatataataaaagaatactGGGAATGGTGAACGATTATAAAGACCAACAATGTTGCCATTAATACATGGTCTGTCCAAAAAGTCTCCCCCCCCAAAGATAATGTTACACCAAGGAAACTGTTGTGGCATGAGGTAATATCATTATCAATGCGCACTCAAACAATGTCAAGCCCATAAGTGGTgtcgttttctttttatgaaGCATTCAGGTCTTCAGGTCTTACAATGCAAGGTCGTCGCTTTTTACTCGCCAGCAAAATCACAGAGCGTCTTGTACAAAGATATTGCACCAAGTTCTGCCCAAAGTTTGGAATAATCAAAAGATTCAACGAGATTTCGGAAAGGAGGCCGTAAGCCAAACTCAAATCAACCAAACCAAACCAAGTTTCAATCTTCACAATGGAAGCATCTGGAATCACCAAAGCCCAAAAAAGCAAGAGTAGTTCGCAGAGAGGTGAAAGTGAAGCTGACCTGTTTCTTCGATTTTCGCAGCATTGTGCATCACGAATACGCAGAAGAAGGTCAAACAATGAATGAAGAGTGTTTAATAAAGAGTGTTTTACAAGTAAGTTTTACATCGCCTTCATGATGCTGCAAAAAGAAAGCAGCCAGATGCGTAGGAGgaaacaataacaaagaaaaagtggCAGCTACACCATAACAATGTTCCTGTTCTTTCCGCCAATGTGATCTAACGGTTTTTGACAAACATCAATACAGCACTTGTGGGGCAGCGTTCTTACGCCCCTGATTTGACATCATGCGACTTTTAGCTGTTTCCCCGTTTCCCCAAGTTCAAAACCACGCTAAATAGGTCGCTATTTCAGACACGAGAAGAGATTATGGAAAAATCAACGGGGGAGCTCAGGAATATTCCAGAAGTGTTTTTAAAAGTGGAAGAAGCGCTGGGAAAAGTGTGTGTTTCCAAGGAGAGTATTGTGAGGGagataaatgaaaatttgtgaaatttattGTGTTCTGTTTGTAATGCCCAAAGGTCGGATACTTTTTGGGCAGACCTCGTACATGCAATGTGTACTGTacttgtaaaagaaaacaaaatacattttagtGTCGAGTACGAACTACAGAGTAGGGTACCGAAATGAAGATCTCAAGATGAACATTAATACATCATATAAGTGTGATAAGTTGGGGTAAAATCAAATTTGATGAGAAACGACTTTAGGCTGCGAACTTGTAGTAGCTTTGCTCTGAGCCTTCATTTGTGCTTGCATTTGCTGCACCATTTGTTGCATACGGCGAAGCTGTATgtagaaatttttattgtattaaaCGGcttaatatctttatttttagaaaacaaaTGGTTAAACCAATAATAATACCTCCGCTTCTTTCTCTTGCAAAGCCCTGTCCGCCCCAGACATCGAAGCTTCAACGCTAAACATATATGTTTTGCATTTAGTTAATCATACATGAGCTACTTTTGTTCATATTATAACAATAAAGTAAACACAAAAAGCGTAAGTaacatttcaattaattttgcCACTTACGATGAGTCACTGCCATCTTTGTACTGCAATTTGCAGGCTCTGAAGTTTTCATAATGAAGATCATGAGTAACCTCCTGCAGATCTTGCATATGTGTTctgaaaacacaaaatataacTCAATATGAAAACTTACtagttgttgttttaattagCTATTAATTTTTTAGTGTAACCCACATCAGCATTGTCCTCAGTTTAAGAAAATCACAGTGATCTGGATTTTCGACTTCAACCACACCCCATGGATACAAACGACCTCTCACTTTTTTTCCCTTCACCTCAATCATTTGAGTAGATCCAACAACAGCAAAAGGTATGCTTTCCTATATGAAACATATGCAAgtgataataataaataaaaagtatattcTCTCAAAAACACAGAATATTATACTTTGGGCCATGATGCAAACATTTCCAACCACCaacataaaagataaaaactgtCTAATATCAAGACACAGGTTTGCAATAAAGTCAATGTAGGAACAAGATTTGAGTCCATCAACCTATTCCAGGAATACATGTCTTAATCGTACTTTGGCTACGCTGCTCATTTGGTTTACACTCTTCAGGAAAGCAACAGTAAAAATGTTAGTTCAAAAGTAGTAGTACAAAAAGTTCAACATGGTAAAATTGCTTATTGTCCTTCTGTGGCATTTCAAAGCATGACACAAACCCTATGAGGAAATTGTAGGGTAATTGCTGTTTTAGTAATTTCACTACACAATAAAACAGAAGTAAGCTACATTTTCTTAAATAGAGTTTAGTAGCCGAAAGTAGACGTGGACGATGGTACAGGACTTCATTCATGTTGCAGAGAAAAAAACTTTCCTTGAGTTGAAGTTGGTTCACTTGGCACTGGGCTCTATCAATGTCATATAATGTCAGTAGCAGTTGTAGTCAGAAACTGTAGGTTATTTCATCAattcaaacaacaaacaattacaattacgaaaaaaaaaaaataactcaGACTCAAAAAGCGTCAAATTTGCCAATGGTCATCGcttgctttaaaaataaattctacAATCTGTTTGTTTGCATTGTCCGCATGCACAATGTGATGTCTGATTCATTTTCGATGTCAGCGCAATTATCAATGCAGTCACTGTTTTGATAGATTAAGTGGTCTTTGGTGTCATATAAAGCACGTAttatgcaacatttttcatatGATCATGCCACCATATCTTCTGGTATGCATTGCCATGTATATTAATCCAATGACACACTTCTGTGATTGTAGGCCGACGAATTCGACCAGTCTTAGTAATACAGTTTTCGCCTTCAAAAAGTATGTTTGAACTAACACCCACTGGTTGTAGCATGCTTTTCCTTCCACCAGGAATAATCCCAAGGTTGATGTTCGTCCCCTATAACTGATCTTTGACCCTGCTTTTTCGGTGGCATCAGAAAACATCCATAACAATAACAAGCAACGATTGTTGCTTGAGTAGCCCACCTGCTCGTTTGCCCCAAGCAGTTTGAATAAAATCACGCGCTACATTGGCATTGAACCACCTTTTTTGTCCACTCCTCCAGTAGCTCCTTTGGCAAATTTTTCTGCTTGAAAACCACATATGGTGGCAGTTTTTTGCCATTACCAGTTTTTGAAAGCATCACAGCAAAATGATCATTATTTCAGTTGCCAGTCGTTCTTATGTCGACAAATTTTCCACCCTTCAAATCGAGTGTTAGCTGAAACAGAATATCAAAGGTCACTGGAGTCTTATCAGTGTTTTCAATTTGACATATATTGTATTTCTTCTCGGCATATCGTTTCCTTATGAAGAACTGGAATTGTTTCAGCTTATGTTTAAAATCGAATGGTACTTTCTGGGCTATATAGGTGCGTTGACGTATTGAGAATGGCGTTTTAGAAAGCCCTGACTCTAACCAACGTTTCTTTCAAAGTTGCTGACAGCACTTTCAAATTGTCTCGCAATTTGCAATCCGATCCTAAATCCAGCACTCCTTCATTCTTTGACCCACCTTCAAGGTTTGGTTTCTAATCGTGGGAAAGTTGCAGATGCACCTCACTTGCTTCTTCGACTTCAGTAATGTTTCTGAGTCAGCTTTGTGTTTTCGCCACGTTCTTATGTTGGGGTCAAACATACCAAAGTATGACCGACAGTACTATTGCCATGCTTTTCAGCAAACATAACCCTTTTCTGCAGCAGTAAACAATACTCTCTTTGATGAAATGATGCAATGTAAATTTGTAGGAACAGTTAATAAAACTACCAGAAATTGACATTAGCTTTTTTGCAGTCTCTAtgtcaggggtgggcaacatacggcccgcgacgggattttgagcggcccgcagacagttcagcagttcagttttgacttcagcagctattgaagtacattatttgttaataaattcattaaatactgtttttggtctctatgcttaaaacttaaagtttacattaaatacgatttattccttgcataggtggatgaatacacgattaatgtatcgattcaggaatccggcccgccaagtagtttattttctcatatcaggcccgccgaccaaaaaagttgcccgcccctgctcTATGTGATAAACTGATAAGTGTTTCCATGCAGATGAATGAAGTTGTGataatgttatacttttgggCTAACGTATATTGTTTTAATAGCACATTTGTGGGCAGTATTATCTTATTTTGTGGCAAGTAGATGAAgctattaacaaaaatatgtgCTAGGAAGACTTGGTTTTGGCAGCGACATTGTTACTTTGTATCAGTATCTGTTGCAATTTTCAACTAATTATCACATGCTGTGTTTGGTCAAGACATAAAAgtaacataaaagaaaaactacgTGAGACGAAAAGGcaacagaaaagaaaaagagatgTAGAATAGACCATGAGGGAACGTCAAAAAGCGGCTGCAGGCTATacatgaaacaaaactttttgtctAAAATTGTTAGCAAAGCAATGGGTGTGTGCTAGACAACAGTGTGGGCTATATCCCAATAAACACGGTAtctgttttagttatttgcaTTTTGGTAAATTGGACAGCTTATATTGACAAAGGTCTTTCACGAAAGCAGACACTTCggtaaaaatcttttaaaattatatgagtaaaaaataagttaatagACATAGTTCTACAGGAaactaaattataaataagGTGTACTTTTAAAAATGTACTGGCACAAATAGAAGCTTAAATCCTTTAGTAATATTACTAAATGCCTATGCATATAGAACACAGCAGTTAACATTTCTTACTTTCAAAGATCTAGTTTGTTCTTTAAAATCTTcatcttcatcatcatcagcATCTGGAAGATGATAAATCTGTATCTCATTTCCAGCAATTTCTTCCAGTATACGTTTCTTTAATCTCTTTACTTCTGAGATTGTTAAagtatcagcttttgatatgaCAGGAACGATATTCACTTTGCTATGTAATGCTTTCATAAATTCCACATCAAGTGGCTTTAACCTGAAATAATCATGCAACActttcataaatttaatatACGGAGCCTTCAACATGTAAAAGATTCTGCAAAAATATGTAAACTGCTATCAGTGCAGAGACAGTATTAGCTGATGATCCTGACTTCAAAATATACAAGCCGTCCTTCATATTGGTCTGAAGGTAAAATTTACTTTGGAGTTAACTTGCAGCAGAAAAACcaaattcaatatttttatcatataCCTACTGTAAACATAAGTCGGTATGTAtaagtgttttttgtttgtttgtgaatTAAATTCATACCTATGTTTGGGTGGTCGGTCATTTCAACCCATTACGAGTAAAAAACCCAGCACAGTTGCTTGGATTGTTCTAGTTTAATGGACCCGGAACCAGATATTTGTAGCTCAAGTAATACGGTTTTACACTTTCAAGTCTTTACTTGAAATTgcatttaaaaacaacattagTGTTTGAGTGAGTACTAATTTGGGTGTCAATTACctcaattttatcaaattaaaGATGGTGAATGTTAACATAAAATCTTAAGGCAATATTTTAGGTCGAGCCCCTCCCATTTTTGATCCAATAATATGGTTTTAAGATTGAGGCTTAAACTACGatacaaaaagtaaataagGTATATACTGGTGTATAAGCCCTCTTTATTTGACGAAAACATTCGGCCAAAAAATGAAAGGGGGCTAATACGCtcgaaaaaataaatagacCACACATGATcatctttaaacaacaaaatgaaattaagTAATTTTACATATGAAGTAATTGTTCAAGCCTGTAGACTTGTCGTTGAAAATCATGAGGTCAACGTACCAGtatttgaaatacttttttgCTGATATTTAACTTCCGTTATTAACGTTGTAGCCTTTGTAACctacttttattactttgtGAGTTCGGATGAAAGTCATTGCAACTACACCATTTGACATTAATATGTTTATATGAAAAGAGTAAGATGAATGTTATGGTTTACCATTGACCAGGGTTGTAGTGGGTAGTTACCCAGGTATGTACCCACTTACCAAGCCGGAGcgttttttttcaacaaaaaaactaGTTTTAATAGAAAAACATTGGGATTTTTAGATATAATTGctttatttaactttaaaacaaaaaaaccacaaccacaaattaaaaaaatggagAGGCAATATGCCGTGTTCATGCATGTACATTACCATAGTTGAATGCTTGTAAGTTGTAATGACAGCACGTATACACAAAATACATGTCCTCACAAACTGACTCACCGATAAGCTCAAACTAAAAGTCATACTTATAATATGATTTTTAATGAAAGAATACACTTGTTAAAAGCTTTACATTATTaattacttttaaattctAAGAAAAATTTGCCTTCTGgggcaaatatttttataaaagtcG
Proteins encoded in this window:
- the LOC143446172 gene encoding septin-2B-like isoform X2, with protein sequence MNQTRQSKTSVYNSAEIRKKYEGFASPGSKEREERDVKFKFANPETPGYVGFANLPNQVHRKSVKKGFEFTLMVAGESGLGKSTLVNSLFLTDLYPDRHVPNAAEKIEQTVKIDASTVEIEERGVKLRLTVVDTPGYGDAINCSDCYKPIIQYIDDQFERYLHDESGLNRRHIVDNRVHCCFYFISSSGHGLKPLDVEFMKALHSKVNIVPVISKADTLTISEVKRLKKRILEEIAGNEIQIYHLPDADDDEDEDFKEQTRSLKESIPFAVVGSTQMIEVKGKKVRGRLYPWGVVEVENPDHCDFLKLRTMLITHMQDLQEVTHDLHYENFRACKLQYKDGSDSSVEASMSGADRALQEKEAELRRMQQMVQQMQAQMKAQSKATTSSQPKVVSHQI
- the LOC143446172 gene encoding septin-2B-like isoform X3, which translates into the protein MVAGESGLGKSTLVNSLFLTDLYPDRHVPNAAEKIEQTVKIDASTVEIEERGVKLRLTVVDTPGYGDAINCSDCYKPIIQYIDDQFERYLHDESGLNRRHIVDNRVHCCFYFISSSGHGLKPLDVEFMKALHSKVNIVPVISKADTLTISEVKRLKKRILEEIAGNEIQIYHLPDADDDEDEDFKEQTRSLKESIPFAVVGSTQMIEVKGKKVRGRLYPWGVVEVENPDHCDFLKLRTMLITHMQDLQEVTHDLHYENFRACKLQYKDGSDSSVEASMSGADRALQEKEAELRRMQQMVQQMQAQMKAQSKATTSSQPKVVSHQI
- the LOC143446172 gene encoding septin-2B-like isoform X1, whose amino-acid sequence is MKVTSAKSFAVALTSGSKYNSAEIRKKYEGFASPGSKEREERDVKFKFANPETPGYVGFANLPNQVHRKSVKKGFEFTLMVAGESGLGKSTLVNSLFLTDLYPDRHVPNAAEKIEQTVKIDASTVEIEERGVKLRLTVVDTPGYGDAINCSDCYKPIIQYIDDQFERYLHDESGLNRRHIVDNRVHCCFYFISSSGHGLKPLDVEFMKALHSKVNIVPVISKADTLTISEVKRLKKRILEEIAGNEIQIYHLPDADDDEDEDFKEQTRSLKESIPFAVVGSTQMIEVKGKKVRGRLYPWGVVEVENPDHCDFLKLRTMLITHMQDLQEVTHDLHYENFRACKLQYKDGSDSSVEASMSGADRALQEKEAELRRMQQMVQQMQAQMKAQSKATTSSQPKVVSHQI